The genomic segment TGGAGACGTTTTCCTTCACCGGATTGGGCGCGTTGTCGACCAGGTCCTTGGCTTCCTTCAGACCGAGGCCGGTGATCTCGCGAATGACCTTGATCACGTTGATCTTCTTTTCGCCGGCGCTGGCGAGGATGACGTTGAACTCGGT from the bacterium genome contains:
- the rplL gene encoding 50S ribosomal protein L7/L12 — its product is TEFNVILASAGEKKINVIKVIREITGLGLKEAKDLVDNAPNPVKENVSKEEAESIRAKLVEVGATVEIK